In marine bacterium B5-7, the genomic window TATTGTTGTAGCCAAGTGCCATTGAGTTCATTCCTTAAGAAAGGACGCGTATCGTCGTTGAACAGCGTACCTAAGGGTTTTGCCCAGGCGGTTTCGTCGTTAGCTTTAGGGAGTGTTTCGCTGACATCTAGGTATAAGGCATGTTGATAATACTTAATGGCCTGGTGTAGGAAGTACGCAGCAATATGCACATCAAGGGCAAAGTGATCAGTTTGGTAAGTGACATCCTTAATGACAGCATCCGCTAGGTTTAACCAATAGTGGGCGTGTTCTACGTAGGTTGAGATTTTATCTTCTGTCGATGTGTCGGTGCTTAGTTGTTTGAGTGCGGTATCCTGTGAACGACGACTTTCTTGGCGTTTTTTATACTCTGCAAAGAAAATAGGTTTTTCAGATGCGGGCGCACCTCGCCATTCTACCCGGGGCTTAAATTCCAGTGGTAAATCAGCGCCATATGCGGCCAAAGCAATGAAGGATAGTGTCCTGGCGTAGGTTGTAGCGTCAAACAGCCTACATTCCCAAAGGCTAGGTCTAAGATCCTCACAGTAAAGAGGGGATGCCTTTTGTTCGGTTAGTAGGTATATAAACTGGATGACCTCTTCTTTGTCAACTGCACTTAGTGTTCTTAGCTGAGTCTCGGGACTTGGTTCACGCCAGAAATAATTCAGTCCACTTTGTATTTGGACGGTGATTGGGGATTTTAGCGCAACAGCTGTTGTAAATGTTGCGTTAGAAAACATGCCATATCTCCCACTGTTCCCGGCATTTCAGTCTATTTTAAAACAAATTCAACTTCAACTTGGCATCATCAGACATCATGTCGCGGTGCCAGGGGGGATCGAAGACTAAGTCGATCGCGACATCTGCAACGCTGGGTAATGCACGAATTTTTTGTTCGATCTCCGCCATGAGCGTTGGGCCAATACCGCAGCCTGGTGCGGTTAATGTCATTTTGATGGCGATGTGATGTAGCTGGTCTTCAACATCTGTGATCTTGACCTCGTAAATTAATCCTAAGTCGACAATGTTAACGGGGATTTCAGGATCGTAACAAGATTTTAATTGTGACCAGCATTGTTCTTCCACAGAGGCATTTTCTGGGATAGCAATCTCTGCTTGGACTTTTTCAGCAATGCCTTCGCCTAACTTTGGTAAGTCAGCTTCTGCAATACGCGCAAGATTGCCGTAAATGCTGACGGTCACAGAACTACCTAAGGCCTGCGTGATACGTA contains:
- a CDS encoding putative Fe-S cluster assembly protein SufT → MTESITNQMITVKEDCPAVLVPAGTPVLLPKGTEVRITQALGSSVTVSIYGNLARIAEADLPKLGEGIAEKVQAEIAIPENASVEEQCWSQLKSCYDPEIPVNIVDLGLIYEVKITDVEDQLHHIAIKMTLTAPGCGIGPTLMAEIEQKIRALPSVADVAIDLVFDPPWHRDMMSDDAKLKLNLF